From the Diospyros lotus cultivar Yz01 chromosome 13, ASM1463336v1, whole genome shotgun sequence genome, one window contains:
- the LOC127788138 gene encoding uncharacterized protein LOC127788138: MYLMSLQQRPNGSLKQYTERFRAGTQEVRDLLIGLATSALLNGTTYAPLRRSLAFFKPDSMTKLFPRAEQFVVQMKILEAWEGKRKGRKNDVSPDRAIKVQRRKEPPKMQLRSFTPLTKPRAVILSSIAHTGLINFPPHSSQPLSKNMDAFCKFHESSRHTTKQCRELRNQIEQLIREGKLDRYILDKPKNQQNRGDGSRRDNQRRPPRPKYDATNERENQQP; this comes from the coding sequence aTGTATTTAATGAGCTTGCAACAAAGACCCAATGGGTCCCTAAAACAGTATACTGAGCGGTTTAGAGCTGGCACACAGGAAGTAAGGGACCTCCTGATCGGTTTGGCAACCTCAGCCTTGCTTAACGGAACCACATATGCCCCGCTCAGAAGATCCCTAGCATTTTTCAAGCCAGATTCAATGACCAAACTGTTCCCCCGGGCAGAGCAATTTGTCGTCCAAATGAAAATTCTTGAAGCATGGGAAGGAAAAAGGAAGGGGAGGAAAAATGACGTTAGTCCAGACCGAGCTATAAAGGTACAAAGGAGAAAGGAGCCCCCAAAGATGCAATTACGGAGTTTCACCCCCCTCACTAAGCCAAGAGCTGTTATCCTCTCATCCATTGCCCATACAGGGCTCATTAACTTTCCCCCACATTCCAGCCAGCCTCTGAGCAAGAACATGGACGCTTTTTGCAAATTTCATGAGTCCTCGAGGCACACTACAAAGCAATGCAGGGAGTTACGCAACCAAATTGAACAGCTTATCAGGGAAGGGAAGCTTGACCGGTATATATTAGATAAgccaaaaaatcaacaaaataggGGAGATGGGTCCAGGAGAGATAATCAAAGGAGGCCCCCCCGTCCTAAGTATGATGCCACAAATGAAAGGGAAAACCAGCAGCCCTGA